Proteins co-encoded in one Natrinema sp. CBA1119 genomic window:
- a CDS encoding NTP transferase domain-containing protein: protein MSDVVGVLLAAGTGSRFEDGNKLLARLEDEPIVSHAARTLATSPLEHTIAIVGHDADRVRPAVAAFVDDTIENDDYDRGQSRSVRLGARAARDADADAVLFLPGDMPCVDPATVRAVVDGYRDGSEGIVAPTDGDRRGNPVLFDARHFDSLTDVSGDIGGRALFESAEVSLVPVDDSGIAIDVDTVADLRRLRHSGCD from the coding sequence ATGAGTGACGTCGTGGGCGTGTTACTCGCTGCCGGCACCGGGTCGCGGTTCGAGGACGGCAACAAGCTGCTGGCTCGACTCGAGGACGAACCGATCGTCAGCCACGCAGCGCGCACGCTCGCGACGTCACCGCTCGAGCACACGATCGCCATCGTCGGCCACGACGCCGATCGCGTCCGTCCCGCCGTGGCGGCGTTCGTCGACGACACGATCGAAAACGACGACTACGACCGCGGACAGAGCAGATCGGTTCGTCTCGGCGCTCGCGCCGCGCGCGACGCCGATGCGGACGCCGTCCTCTTTCTTCCCGGCGACATGCCCTGCGTCGATCCGGCGACCGTTCGAGCGGTCGTCGACGGCTACCGCGACGGCAGCGAGGGGATCGTCGCGCCGACCGACGGCGATCGGCGCGGAAATCCGGTGCTTTTCGATGCGCGCCACTTCGACTCCCTGACGGACGTTTCGGGCGACATCGGCGGGCGAGCGCTGTTCGAGTCGGCTGAGGTCAGTCTCGTTCCCGTGGATGATTCAGGAATTGCGATCGACGTCGATACGGTGGCTGATCTCCGACGCCTGCGTCACTCCGGCTGCGACTGA
- a CDS encoding xanthine dehydrogenase family protein molybdopterin-binding subunit: MSTSHPAETDADAESDSSRESFTGQGLPRVEDHRILTGEAEYIHDITPENCLHMALVRSMHAHADIVSIDTEEAEAHPDCELVLTAEDIKSEYNPMPTGVGRIATGEDGEPAALPEWALADEKVRFVGEPVVAVVASDRYAAEDIADLVDVEYEAMDAVADGMAAREDEVVLHESVGSNVVDNERLEFGDPDAAFEDADHVVEGEYTWGRISGVPLETAGAVATYDEESDSFDIDCNIQLHTLVDNMIYETLGYEADDVRVNVPADVGGSYGTKIGIHRYCCLTSMASQQLERPVKFEEDRLENLQGGDMHSSDREYQMRMAVDDDGTMRGLDVWFVDDFGAYPRYPINQVLKPLSVLTNSYEIDDVTYEYDLVLTNKTSQTAYRGFGVDPHIYALEMIVDEAARTLDMDPTEFRRRNLIRPEQMPYTLPSKNLYDSGDYPATLDRIEEIIADERDGGLLDPDVVAAKREEGKYRGVQPSVIIEPGASGSDWTDRQRTDKEDLADRSRDEVEELPEHLRAEIREDGSIHAFLATDSSGQGHQTLVSQLLADELEVLPSDIEVGYLDSVDAPTEYGSAASRMAVMLSGATVGVAERLLANVEELAADHWDVSTDDVTYHDGTVDRLGGDGSLSLAEIAELDAETNAAGERRTRVSYNYDHPATDLEEFDEALTQKFPVYPTAAFGANAPIVEVDVNTGSVEILTFHTVRDCGTMLNPMIVEGQAHGGIAQGIGAALLEEFGYEEDGQPQAITLFDYLLPSIENVPEIEMEHTETPSPFTETGAKGVGEGGMIDAPASIATSINAALDPLSVEEPASQIPVAPDHLRKKLRESEQ, from the coding sequence ATGTCTACGTCACACCCGGCCGAAACCGACGCCGACGCCGAATCGGACTCGAGCCGCGAGTCGTTCACGGGGCAAGGGCTCCCTCGAGTCGAGGACCACCGCATTCTGACGGGCGAAGCCGAGTACATCCACGACATCACGCCGGAGAACTGCCTGCACATGGCGCTGGTGCGCAGCATGCACGCCCACGCCGACATCGTCTCCATCGACACCGAGGAGGCCGAGGCCCACCCGGACTGCGAACTCGTCCTCACCGCCGAGGACATCAAGAGTGAGTACAACCCGATGCCGACCGGTGTCGGCCGCATCGCGACGGGTGAAGACGGCGAACCGGCCGCACTCCCCGAGTGGGCGCTGGCCGACGAGAAGGTCCGGTTCGTCGGGGAACCGGTCGTCGCCGTCGTCGCGTCCGACAGATACGCCGCGGAGGACATCGCCGATCTGGTGGACGTCGAGTACGAGGCCATGGACGCGGTCGCCGACGGGATGGCCGCCCGCGAAGACGAGGTCGTGCTCCACGAATCCGTTGGCTCGAACGTCGTCGACAACGAACGCCTCGAGTTCGGCGACCCCGACGCGGCGTTCGAGGACGCCGATCACGTCGTCGAGGGAGAGTACACGTGGGGACGCATCTCGGGCGTCCCGCTCGAGACGGCCGGTGCCGTCGCTACCTACGACGAGGAGTCCGACTCCTTCGACATCGACTGTAACATCCAGTTGCACACCCTCGTCGACAACATGATCTACGAGACGCTGGGCTACGAGGCCGACGACGTGCGGGTGAACGTTCCCGCCGACGTCGGCGGCAGCTACGGGACGAAGATCGGCATCCATCGCTACTGCTGTCTGACGTCGATGGCGAGCCAGCAACTCGAGCGCCCCGTGAAGTTCGAGGAAGACCGGCTCGAGAACCTCCAGGGCGGGGACATGCACTCCTCGGACCGGGAGTATCAGATGCGGATGGCCGTCGACGATGACGGCACGATGCGGGGACTCGACGTCTGGTTCGTCGACGACTTTGGCGCGTACCCCCGCTATCCGATCAACCAGGTGCTCAAGCCGCTGTCGGTGCTGACGAACTCCTACGAGATCGACGACGTCACCTACGAGTACGACCTCGTACTGACCAACAAGACGTCCCAGACCGCCTACCGCGGGTTCGGCGTCGATCCCCACATCTACGCCCTCGAGATGATCGTCGACGAGGCGGCTCGAACGCTCGACATGGATCCGACGGAGTTCCGCCGCCGGAACCTGATCCGGCCCGAGCAGATGCCGTACACGCTCCCCTCCAAGAACCTCTACGACTCGGGCGACTATCCCGCGACGCTCGACCGGATCGAGGAGATCATCGCGGACGAGCGCGACGGCGGCCTGCTGGATCCCGACGTCGTCGCCGCGAAACGCGAGGAGGGGAAGTACCGCGGCGTCCAGCCGAGCGTCATCATCGAACCCGGCGCCAGCGGCTCCGACTGGACCGATCGCCAGCGAACCGACAAGGAAGACCTCGCGGACCGCTCGCGCGACGAGGTAGAGGAGTTGCCCGAGCACCTCCGCGCCGAGATCCGCGAGGACGGGTCCATCCACGCGTTCCTCGCGACCGACTCGTCCGGACAGGGCCACCAGACGCTGGTCTCCCAGCTGCTCGCGGACGAACTCGAGGTCCTGCCGAGCGACATCGAGGTCGGCTACCTCGACAGCGTCGACGCGCCGACCGAGTACGGGAGCGCGGCGTCCCGGATGGCCGTCATGCTCTCGGGCGCGACGGTCGGCGTCGCCGAGCGACTCCTCGCCAACGTCGAGGAACTCGCGGCCGACCACTGGGACGTCTCGACCGACGACGTCACCTACCACGACGGGACCGTCGATCGCCTCGGCGGCGACGGCTCGCTCTCGCTGGCCGAAATCGCCGAACTCGACGCGGAGACGAACGCCGCCGGCGAGCGGCGGACGCGCGTGAGCTACAACTACGACCATCCCGCGACGGATCTCGAGGAGTTCGACGAGGCGCTGACGCAGAAGTTCCCGGTGTATCCGACGGCCGCGTTCGGCGCGAACGCGCCCATCGTCGAGGTCGACGTCAACACCGGCTCGGTGGAGATCCTTACGTTCCACACCGTCCGCGACTGCGGAACGATGCTCAACCCGATGATCGTCGAGGGCCAGGCCCACGGCGGCATCGCGCAGGGGATCGGTGCCGCCCTGCTCGAGGAGTTCGGCTACGAGGAGGACGGCCAGCCCCAGGCGATCACGCTGTTCGATTACCTGCTGCCGTCGATCGAGAACGTGCCGGAGATCGAGATGGAACACACCGAGACGCCGTCCCCGTTCACCGAAACGGGCGCGAAAGGCGTCGGCGAGGGCGGGATGATCGACGCGCCCGCGAGCATCGCGACCTCGATCAACGCGGCCCTCGATCCGCTCTCGGTCGAGGAACCCGCGAGTCAGATCCCGGTCGCCCCGGACCACCTCCGGAAGAAGCTCCGCGAGTCCGAGCAGTAG
- a CDS encoding cyclase family protein: MLDGYEMYDLTQPWSVDTPAWPTYDNPKVWYEKSLDTEKVNGQKIEFMNHTGTHLDGEKHFVAHGRDIEEVGLDELVGDAVVADISDKVDDYDVYTSEMIEDVCDVQEGDILFIHTGYQDYAWHTDEADPHRYFCKHPGPNAEFADWCKEMNLNYLILDCGSADHPMNTVIQEIRPELAEEAADHFGVDDLDEVFPPEGYQLMHNELFPEGIIHVENAQVPEELLNERVQIGTFPWRFRGGESSVSRVVAFK, translated from the coding sequence ATGCTCGATGGCTACGAGATGTACGATTTGACGCAGCCGTGGTCAGTTGACACGCCAGCGTGGCCGACGTATGACAACCCCAAGGTCTGGTACGAAAAGAGCCTGGACACGGAGAAGGTGAACGGGCAGAAAATCGAGTTCATGAACCACACCGGGACGCACCTCGACGGCGAGAAACACTTCGTCGCTCACGGTCGGGACATCGAAGAAGTCGGTCTCGACGAGCTCGTCGGTGACGCGGTCGTCGCCGACATCTCCGACAAGGTCGACGACTACGATGTCTACACCAGCGAGATGATCGAGGACGTCTGTGACGTCCAAGAAGGCGACATCCTGTTCATCCACACGGGCTACCAGGACTACGCCTGGCACACCGACGAGGCGGACCCCCACCGGTACTTCTGTAAGCACCCCGGTCCGAACGCGGAGTTCGCCGACTGGTGCAAGGAGATGAACCTCAACTACCTCATCCTGGACTGCGGGAGCGCCGATCACCCGATGAACACGGTCATCCAGGAGATCCGACCCGAACTCGCCGAGGAAGCGGCCGACCACTTCGGCGTCGACGACCTCGACGAGGTCTTCCCGCCCGAGGGCTACCAGCTCATGCACAACGAGCTCTTCCCCGAGGGGATCATCCACGTGGAGAACGCCCAGGTTCCCGAGGAACTGCTCAACGAGCGCGTTCAGATCGGGACCTTCCCGTGGCGCTTCCGCGGCGGAGAATCCAGCGTCTCCCGCGTCGTCGCGTTCAAGTAA
- a CDS encoding phage integrase SAM-like domain-containing protein, translating to MNRGSTAVAEPLEAFLRSKSKGEKGSGNYQRNLERCVDDFLSWLEADSYSGGTFDELDERTFRRYTRELTSRDLAPGTVQTYYAHVSAYIGWCVREGLLKANYAQRNVAKEPLPENDGRRSGDQQAWTDEHRSLITRYVDKRAHDAADEKGLDAIQEFRDRALVYVLCYSGVRGGEIVADPKDERRNGLKWGDVSLEDRTMTVLAKKQNWSDRSLTKQVINPMSRYKDLLDPAGDDWPVFPTFHLPTLYETLQTGLREEHDWSPDDIEEFVDELTGQPAVFEALREHELAPSSINTDGARRVMRRLCEEAEIDLDDTHGYLALHGGRRGAGEVMVRQRGFTSAARLLDNSEEVVRKSYSHIEAKEMAKDAGDAFAEHDT from the coding sequence TTGAATCGTGGATCGACAGCAGTTGCAGAGCCACTCGAGGCATTCCTTCGATCGAAGTCGAAGGGTGAGAAGGGGAGTGGGAACTACCAGCGGAATCTCGAGCGCTGCGTCGATGACTTTCTCAGTTGGCTCGAGGCAGATTCCTACTCGGGCGGGACGTTCGACGAACTCGACGAGCGAACCTTCCGACGATACACGCGCGAGCTCACGAGTCGGGACCTCGCTCCGGGGACGGTTCAAACGTATTACGCGCACGTCAGCGCCTATATCGGCTGGTGTGTTCGCGAGGGGCTCCTCAAGGCGAACTACGCCCAGCGGAACGTCGCGAAGGAACCGCTCCCCGAAAACGATGGCCGACGGTCTGGGGATCAACAGGCCTGGACCGACGAACACCGGTCACTGATTACACGGTACGTCGACAAACGCGCACACGATGCCGCTGACGAGAAGGGGCTCGACGCTATTCAGGAGTTTCGGGACCGAGCGCTCGTCTACGTCCTCTGCTACTCCGGCGTTCGTGGCGGGGAGATAGTTGCGGATCCGAAGGACGAGCGGCGCAACGGCCTCAAATGGGGTGACGTCTCTCTCGAGGATCGAACAATGACCGTTCTCGCGAAAAAACAGAACTGGTCCGATCGATCGCTGACGAAACAAGTTATAAATCCTATGTCGCGATACAAAGACTTGCTCGATCCCGCCGGGGACGACTGGCCGGTATTTCCAACGTTTCATCTTCCGACGCTCTACGAGACGCTTCAAACGGGGCTTCGTGAAGAACACGATTGGTCTCCGGATGATATTGAGGAGTTCGTCGACGAGCTTACGGGACAACCGGCCGTTTTCGAAGCGCTCCGTGAACATGAATTGGCGCCGTCCTCGATTAACACCGACGGCGCTCGCCGTGTTATGCGACGGTTGTGCGAGGAAGCCGAGATTGATCTCGACGATACCCACGGGTATCTCGCACTGCACGGTGGCCGTCGTGGTGCTGGTGAAGTGATGGTCCGACAGCGTGGGTTCACTTCTGCTGCTCGCCTTCTCGATAATAGCGAGGAAGTAGTTCGGAAGTCCTACTCACATATCGAGGCAAAAGAAATGGCCAAAGACGCCGGCGATGCGTTCGCAGAGCACGATACTTGA
- a CDS encoding XdhC family protein, with protein sequence MSTTGDGDPWGITTLDLFELLEDAVQSDRSWVVATVIAVDGSAYRRPGAKMLFGPDDSAFGGITAGCLEGPLADVASEVRRADEPEIATFDLTSDDDGWGLGLGCEGIVDILVEPVTRSWQAPVEAYHRGEPIALATVTDDTAPVPVGTRAGIAVDGTPIETGGPSLPSSVLEGVSERAGELAAAGRSETVTVTTGDGSVNVFVDGIDPIDRLLIFGGQPDTRPVSRLARSVGFHVTVATARGGQADPDRFPNADRVVATHPTDLEELVDDRTSVVLMSHNLLDDRLALEGLLETAAPFIGLMGPRERFQRIREGLEDDGVTLSAADRDRIATPVGLDLGGGETVEIALSIVGEVVAASNGRDGGRLRDREGPIHDRVQSQPE encoded by the coding sequence ATGAGTACGACAGGGGACGGAGACCCGTGGGGAATAACGACGCTCGACCTCTTCGAGTTGCTCGAGGACGCCGTTCAATCAGACCGATCGTGGGTAGTCGCGACCGTTATCGCCGTCGACGGCTCCGCGTACCGCAGACCGGGTGCGAAGATGCTGTTCGGGCCCGACGACTCGGCGTTTGGCGGTATCACGGCCGGCTGTCTCGAGGGCCCCCTCGCAGATGTCGCCAGCGAGGTCCGTCGGGCGGACGAGCCGGAGATTGCGACGTTCGACCTGACGTCCGACGATGACGGATGGGGGCTCGGTCTCGGATGCGAGGGAATCGTCGACATACTGGTCGAGCCCGTGACTCGGTCGTGGCAAGCGCCAGTCGAGGCGTATCACCGCGGGGAACCGATCGCGCTCGCTACGGTGACCGACGACACGGCGCCGGTTCCGGTGGGGACCCGCGCGGGTATCGCGGTGGACGGGACGCCGATTGAAACCGGCGGGCCGTCACTCCCGTCGTCAGTTCTCGAGGGCGTCTCCGAACGAGCCGGGGAACTGGCGGCCGCCGGTCGATCCGAGACGGTGACCGTTACGACAGGGGACGGATCCGTCAACGTCTTCGTCGATGGAATCGACCCGATCGACCGGCTACTGATCTTCGGCGGCCAGCCCGATACCCGCCCGGTCTCGCGGCTCGCGCGTTCGGTTGGCTTCCACGTGACCGTCGCGACCGCGCGAGGCGGCCAAGCCGACCCGGACCGGTTTCCGAACGCGGATCGCGTTGTCGCGACGCATCCGACCGACCTCGAGGAGTTAGTCGACGACCGGACATCGGTCGTGCTCATGTCTCATAACCTTCTCGACGACCGCCTCGCTCTCGAGGGGCTGCTTGAGACCGCTGCGCCGTTCATCGGACTGATGGGACCGCGCGAGCGATTTCAGCGGATCCGCGAGGGCCTCGAGGACGACGGAGTGACGCTATCGGCGGCCGATCGGGACCGCATCGCCACGCCGGTCGGTCTCGATCTCGGGGGCGGAGAGACCGTCGAAATCGCGCTGAGCATCGTCGGAGAAGTCGTTGCAGCGAGTAATGGTCGCGACGGCGGACGACTTCGCGATCGAGAGGGGCCGATCCACGACCGGGTTCAGTCGCAGCCGGAGTGA
- a CDS encoding xanthine dehydrogenase family protein subunit M produces MKPAPFTHHRPETVDETLERLAELEDAELLAGNQSLGIVMANRLATPDHLVDLNGVDELAFIDVDDDAVRIGAMTRHRTIERSDRLAECMPMLPEAAGQIAGPSVRNQGTLGGSIGEADPAGNYPAALAALEGTIHLRSLDGTRDVPVDEYFIAYMFTDLREEELIESVSIPTEPFPPERTGMTFLELKRAAQTFPTVSAATSIRVDDPTADEPVVEDARIAMANAADIPLRVEDAEAHVEGGSLSAEALEAVVETVASAVTPESEMHADRDYKEEVAGEYAKRSLETSYERAVATET; encoded by the coding sequence ATGAAGCCAGCACCGTTCACCCACCACCGACCGGAGACGGTCGACGAAACCCTCGAGCGCCTCGCAGAACTCGAGGACGCCGAACTCCTCGCGGGGAACCAGTCGCTCGGCATCGTGATGGCGAACCGACTGGCGACGCCCGACCACCTCGTCGATCTCAACGGCGTCGACGAGCTCGCGTTCATCGACGTGGACGACGACGCGGTCCGGATCGGGGCGATGACGCGTCACCGGACGATCGAGCGCTCCGACCGGCTCGCCGAGTGCATGCCGATGCTCCCCGAGGCCGCCGGACAGATCGCCGGCCCGTCAGTTCGCAATCAGGGGACGCTGGGCGGAAGCATCGGCGAGGCCGACCCCGCCGGGAACTATCCCGCAGCGCTGGCGGCGCTCGAGGGGACGATTCACCTCCGCTCGCTCGACGGGACCCGCGACGTTCCCGTCGACGAGTACTTCATCGCCTACATGTTCACGGACCTCCGCGAGGAGGAGCTCATCGAGTCCGTCTCGATCCCGACGGAGCCGTTCCCGCCCGAGCGAACCGGGATGACGTTCCTCGAGCTCAAACGGGCGGCCCAGACGTTTCCGACCGTCAGCGCGGCGACCTCGATCCGGGTCGACGATCCGACCGCGGACGAACCGGTCGTCGAGGACGCCCGGATCGCCATGGCGAACGCCGCAGATATCCCGCTCCGTGTCGAGGACGCGGAGGCCCACGTCGAAGGTGGTTCACTCTCGGCGGAGGCTCTCGAGGCGGTCGTCGAGACCGTCGCGTCAGCGGTCACCCCCGAATCGGAGATGCACGCCGATCGGGACTACAAGGAGGAAGTGGCCGGCGAGTACGCCAAACGCTCGCTCGAAACATCGTACGAACGCGCAGTAGCAACCGAGACATAA
- a CDS encoding CoxG family protein produces the protein MLEFTGENEMEQSKDELWPYFTDTDILTECAPGCKEMTLISPHEIEAVMAVGVGSVKPEFDVDVVVTRADRPDVLEMKAVGHAPRNEFETVAEMELKENASGGTTVVWSATADVSGTIASLGGRALKSVTKRLVKKFFSKMQAKADEGVEAESELEAAPEQDATLETDD, from the coding sequence ATGTTAGAATTCACCGGCGAAAACGAGATGGAACAGTCGAAAGATGAGCTCTGGCCGTACTTTACGGACACCGATATCCTCACGGAGTGTGCGCCCGGCTGCAAGGAGATGACCCTCATTTCCCCACACGAGATCGAGGCGGTCATGGCCGTCGGCGTCGGGAGCGTCAAGCCCGAATTCGACGTCGATGTCGTCGTCACTCGCGCCGATCGTCCGGACGTCCTCGAGATGAAAGCGGTCGGCCACGCGCCGCGAAACGAGTTCGAGACGGTCGCGGAGATGGAACTCAAGGAGAACGCCAGCGGCGGCACGACCGTCGTCTGGTCGGCGACCGCCGACGTCTCCGGAACGATCGCGAGCCTCGGCGGCCGCGCGCTCAAGAGCGTCACCAAACGGCTGGTCAAGAAATTCTTCTCGAAGATGCAGGCGAAAGCCGACGAGGGCGTCGAGGCCGAGTCCGAACTTGAGGCCGCGCCAGAGCAAGACGCCACGCTCGAGACGGACGACTAG
- a CDS encoding IclR family transcriptional regulator: protein MAEEGTTGIQAIDRTFGIVEAMIELEGAGVTELANHVDLPKSTVHHHLLTLERAGYVVRENGEYRTGLKFLRAGERTRGQHALYQVAHTEVEKLAEKTDEISGLMVEEHGEGVFIYRDSGSEAAHIDTGIGDRVPLHCTALGKVILAHLSADRRDGIIDRHGLARITENTITDEDVLREELEEIRERKIAFDDEERLNGLRSVAAPVFDATGQVIGSISVAGPTHRMQGAYFYEELPETVLGIANVIELNIQHQ from the coding sequence ATGGCAGAGGAAGGCACGACCGGCATACAAGCGATCGACCGGACGTTCGGAATCGTCGAAGCGATGATAGAACTCGAGGGAGCGGGAGTGACGGAGCTGGCAAATCACGTCGATCTTCCGAAAAGCACCGTTCACCATCACCTGTTGACGTTAGAGCGGGCGGGGTACGTCGTCCGAGAGAACGGTGAGTATCGAACGGGATTGAAATTCCTCCGGGCCGGCGAACGCACGAGAGGACAGCACGCGCTGTACCAGGTCGCTCACACCGAAGTCGAGAAACTCGCCGAGAAGACCGACGAAATTTCGGGGTTGATGGTCGAAGAACACGGGGAGGGCGTTTTCATCTACCGGGATAGTGGATCAGAGGCTGCCCATATCGACACCGGCATCGGTGATCGCGTCCCCCTCCACTGTACGGCGCTCGGAAAAGTCATTCTGGCACACCTCTCTGCCGACCGTCGCGATGGTATCATCGACCGACACGGCCTGGCCCGTATCACCGAGAATACGATCACTGATGAGGATGTCCTCCGCGAGGAACTCGAGGAAATCCGCGAACGGAAGATCGCGTTCGATGACGAAGAGCGGTTGAACGGGCTCCGAAGTGTCGCCGCGCCCGTTTTCGACGCTACCGGTCAGGTCATCGGGTCGATCAGCGTTGCCGGCCCCACGCATCGCATGCAGGGAGCGTATTTCTACGAGGAACTCCCGGAGACAGTTTTGGGAATCGCGAACGTAATAGAGCTCAATATCCAACATCAGTGA
- a CDS encoding (2Fe-2S)-binding protein encodes MSTDSTDGAAERPTEEITVIVNGEPVTAEVEPRLKLSDFLRYECDLHGVRVGCEHGVCGACTVQQDGRSTKSCLSYAVQADGAEIETVEGLAEEETDSLHPIQEAFHETHALQCGFCTSGFVMATKELLEENPDPTREEIEEGLADNICRCTGYQNIYEAVERAADAMED; translated from the coding sequence ATGAGTACAGATAGCACAGACGGTGCTGCCGAGCGACCGACCGAAGAGATCACCGTGATCGTCAACGGTGAACCGGTTACTGCGGAAGTCGAACCGCGACTCAAACTCTCGGATTTCCTCCGGTACGAGTGCGACCTGCACGGCGTCCGCGTTGGGTGTGAACACGGCGTCTGCGGCGCGTGTACCGTCCAGCAGGACGGGCGGAGCACGAAGAGCTGTCTCTCCTACGCCGTTCAGGCCGACGGTGCCGAGATCGAGACCGTCGAGGGACTCGCCGAGGAGGAGACGGACTCGCTGCATCCCATTCAGGAAGCGTTCCACGAGACCCACGCGCTCCAGTGTGGCTTTTGCACCAGCGGCTTCGTGATGGCGACCAAGGAGCTCCTCGAGGAGAATCCGGATCCGACACGCGAGGAGATCGAGGAGGGGCTGGCGGACAACATCTGCCGCTGTACCGGCTACCAGAACATCTACGAGGCGGTCGAACGGGCCGCCGACGCGATGGAGGACTGA
- a CDS encoding dihydroorotase family protein, which yields MVESTVDLRVVNARVVTPDGTINGSVAANDGIIVGVGTESNLPEADREIDAEGNYLIPGFIDPHVHWGLSRYEFDYHEGLEHDFETETRGAIHGGVTTVVNFLLQKEPYLPDMDFFKRAGEENSYIDFAYHAIVHQDHHVEEIEGLADEGIRSYKIFFNWYKNASPELGIDHSDAGGVYKVLDRVSDIPGGVVMFHAENEDLAIQRRKELQAEGRNDLEAWSESAPNICEAMQIEQIGRLTEYTDSRAYIVHMSTAEGVDICKRYQEQGVNLHAETLPAFLSHTYEQDDLGVWGKISPPLRGEESKTRLWEGIRNGVIDYVGTDHCPHKLEFKEKDTGKHGDIWDAIPGDNNGIEYFLPVMMSEGVNKNRVSMERLVEVCSTNNAKRWGLYPRKGALAEGSDADMVIVDLEKSTVVDDDFYHTMEPGYSTFHGDELTGLPTHTIVGGEVVVEDDELLAEPGDRNYLPRGTEGVSLE from the coding sequence ATGGTCGAATCGACTGTAGACCTTCGAGTGGTCAACGCACGAGTGGTCACTCCTGATGGCACTATCAACGGCAGCGTAGCGGCGAACGACGGCATCATCGTCGGTGTCGGCACCGAATCGAACCTCCCCGAGGCCGATCGAGAGATCGACGCCGAGGGCAACTATCTGATCCCCGGCTTCATCGACCCGCACGTTCACTGGGGGCTCTCCCGGTACGAGTTCGACTACCACGAGGGCCTCGAGCACGACTTCGAAACCGAAACGCGCGGTGCGATCCACGGCGGCGTGACGACGGTCGTCAACTTCCTCCTGCAAAAGGAGCCGTACCTGCCCGACATGGACTTCTTCAAGCGGGCGGGCGAGGAAAACTCCTACATCGACTTCGCCTACCACGCGATCGTCCACCAGGACCACCACGTCGAGGAGATCGAGGGACTCGCCGACGAGGGGATCCGCTCCTATAAGATCTTCTTCAACTGGTACAAGAACGCCTCCCCCGAACTCGGGATCGACCACTCCGACGCGGGCGGAGTCTACAAGGTGCTCGATAGGGTGTCCGATATCCCCGGCGGCGTCGTCATGTTCCACGCCGAGAACGAGGACCTCGCAATCCAGCGCCGAAAGGAACTGCAGGCGGAGGGGCGCAACGACCTCGAGGCCTGGTCCGAGTCGGCACCGAACATCTGCGAGGCGATGCAGATCGAGCAGATCGGTCGACTCACGGAGTACACCGACTCTCGGGCGTACATCGTCCACATGAGCACGGCGGAGGGCGTCGACATCTGTAAGCGCTACCAGGAGCAGGGCGTCAACCTCCACGCGGAGACGCTGCCGGCGTTCCTCTCCCACACCTACGAGCAGGACGATCTCGGCGTCTGGGGGAAGATTTCGCCCCCGCTTCGCGGCGAGGAGAGCAAGACGCGCCTCTGGGAAGGGATTCGAAACGGCGTTATCGACTACGTTGGCACCGATCACTGTCCACACAAGCTCGAGTTCAAGGAGAAGGACACGGGGAAACACGGCGACATCTGGGACGCGATTCCCGGCGACAACAACGGCATCGAGTACTTCCTGCCCGTGATGATGAGCGAGGGCGTCAACAAGAACCGCGTCAGCATGGAGCGCCTCGTCGAGGTCTGTTCGACGAACAACGCCAAGCGCTGGGGCCTGTACCCGCGCAAAGGCGCGCTCGCAGAGGGCTCCGACGCCGACATGGTCATCGTCGACCTCGAGAAGAGCACCGTCGTCGATGACGACTTCTACCACACGATGGAACCGGGCTACTCCACGTTCCACGGCGACGAGCTGACCGGGCTCCCGACGCACACGATCGTCGGCGGCGAGGTCGTCGTCGAGGACGACGAACTGCTCGCCGAACCCGGCGACCGGAACTACCTGCCCCGCGGCACCGAAGGGGTCTCGCTCGAGTGA